The Trichosurus vulpecula isolate mTriVul1 chromosome 4, mTriVul1.pri, whole genome shotgun sequence genome contains a region encoding:
- the LOC118845445 gene encoding receptor of activated protein C kinase 1-like has protein sequence MIEQMTLRGTLKGHNGWVTQIATTPQFPEMILSASRDKTIIMWELTRDETNYGIPQRALRGHSHLFSDVVISLDGQFALSGSWDGTLRLWDLTTGTTTRRFVGHTKDVLSVAFSSDNRQIVSGSRDKTIKLWNTLGVCKYTVQDESHSEWVSCVRFSPNSSNPIIVSCGWDKLVEVWNLANCKLKTNHIGHTGYLNTVTVSPDGSLCASGGKDGQAMLWDLNEGKHLYTLDGGDIINALCFSPNCYWLCAATGPSIKIWDLEGKIIVDELKQEVISTSRKAKPPQCTSLAWSADGQTLFAGYTDNLVQVWQVTIGTW, from the coding sequence ATGATTGAACAGATGACCCTTCGGGGTACCCTGAAAGGCCACAATGGCTGGGTGACCCAGATTGCCACGACTCCCCAGTTCCCCGAAATGATCCTGTCAGCCTCCCGAGATAAGACCATTATCATGTGGGAACTTACCAGAGATGAGACAAACTATGGGATCCCCCAGCGTGCCCTCAGGGGTCACTCCCATCTTTTTAGTGATGTGGTCATTTCCTTGGATGGCCAGTTTGCACTCTCAGGCTCCTGGGATGGCACACTAAGGCTGTGGGATCTCACAACTGGCACTACCACCAGGCGCTTTGTTGGTCACACCAAGGATGTGCTGAGTGTAGCCTTCTCTTCCGACAACCGCCAGATTGTCTCTGGTTCCCGGGATAAGACTATCAAGCTGTGGAACACCCTGGGTGTCTGTAAATACACTGTGCAGGATGAGAGCCACTCAGAGTGGGTGTCTTGTGTCCGTTTTTCACCCAACAGCAGCAACCCCATCATTGTCTCCTGTGGCTGGGACAAGCTGGTCGAGGTCTGGAACTTGGCCAACTGCAAGCTGAAGACAAACCACATTGGCCACACAGGCTACCTAAACACAGTTACAGTTTCTCCTGATggctctctctgtgcctctggagGCAAGGATGGTCAGGCCATGCTGTGGGACCTCAATGAGGGTAAGCACCTCTATACTCTGGATGGTGGTGACATAATCAATGCCCTCTGCTTCAGCCCCAATTGCTACTGGCTCTGTGCTGCCACTGGGCCCAGCATCAAGATTTGGGACCTAGAGGGCAAAATCATTGTGGATGAGCTTAAGCAAGAAGTGATCAGCACCAGCAGGAAGGCCAAGCCTCCCCAGTGCACCTCCTTAGCCTGGTCTGCTGATGGCCAGACTCTCTTTGCTGGATACACAGACAACTTGGTACAAGTGTGGCAAGTGACTATTGGCACTTGGTAA